One segment of Carya illinoinensis cultivar Pawnee chromosome 13, C.illinoinensisPawnee_v1, whole genome shotgun sequence DNA contains the following:
- the LOC122291465 gene encoding uncharacterized protein LOC122291465, whose translation MVDFFKETHWSKKKNNFLTPATEDKYKDMVSKLDTLEPEQRTDERIAGVFREVLGHRPGYARGLGEMIIPESTRQRTLAREKEYLDLIEKHKKEAESSKSEMEAMKANMQLLLERQAETGRLLRAFFAANPTPLSESQRETQ comes from the exons ATGGTAGACTTCTTCAAGGAAACCCACtggtcaaagaagaaaaataactttttaacacCAGCCACCGAAGACAAATAT AAGGACATGGTTTCGAAGTTGGATACTCTAGAACCAGAGCAACGAACTGACGAAAGGATAGCGGGTGTCTTCAGAGAAGTACTTGGTCATAGACCAGGCTATGCAAGAGGATTGGGAGAGATGATAATCCCAGAGTCTACGAGACAACGCACATTGGCACGAGAGAAAGAGTACCTAGATTTGATTGAGAAACATAAGAAGGAGGCTGAATCATCCAAGAGTGAGATGGAGGCAATGAAGGCAAACATGCAGCTTCTGTTGGAGAGACAAGCGGAAACTGGCCGCTTATTGAGGGCTTTCTTTGCTGCTAACCCGACCCCGCTCAGTGAGTCTCAGCGAGAGACTCAATGA